A stretch of the Comamonas testosteroni TK102 genome encodes the following:
- a CDS encoding quinone oxidoreductase family protein yields the protein MAKVIRYHEVGGPEVLRQEDIEVGQPGPGQVRLKQGAVALNFADTYFRSGLYPAPLPAGVGSEACGTITAVGDGVTDFKVGDRVTYTGALNTIGAYATERLISAAPLIRLPDNISFETAAAITMRGLTAAYLMRRIWDFKQGDTILLHAAAGGVGLLVSQWAKLEGLNVIGTVSSDAKAEVAKANGCVHTINYSHEDVAKRVRELTDGVGVNAVFDSVGKDTFEGSLNSLKVRGLMVCLGTASGSIAPFNPQILAGKGSLFLTRPASAHYIADPTERAELANELFAHVAEGRIKVDISKRYALEDAAQAHRDLEARKIVGSAIFTL from the coding sequence ATGGCTAAAGTAATCCGTTATCACGAAGTTGGCGGCCCCGAGGTGTTGCGACAGGAAGACATTGAAGTCGGCCAACCCGGTCCGGGTCAGGTCCGCCTCAAGCAGGGCGCTGTGGCCTTGAACTTTGCCGATACCTATTTCCGCTCCGGTCTGTATCCCGCTCCTTTGCCCGCAGGCGTGGGCAGCGAGGCTTGCGGCACGATCACGGCCGTGGGCGACGGCGTGACGGATTTCAAGGTCGGCGACCGCGTGACCTATACCGGCGCACTCAACACCATCGGCGCTTACGCCACGGAGCGCCTGATTTCTGCTGCCCCCCTGATCCGTCTGCCTGACAACATCAGCTTTGAAACCGCAGCAGCCATCACCATGCGTGGACTGACCGCGGCTTACCTGATGCGCCGCATCTGGGACTTCAAGCAGGGCGATACCATCTTGCTGCATGCTGCAGCCGGTGGCGTGGGTCTGCTGGTGTCGCAGTGGGCAAAGCTGGAAGGCCTGAACGTGATCGGCACCGTCTCCAGCGATGCCAAGGCCGAAGTGGCCAAGGCCAACGGCTGCGTTCACACCATCAACTACAGCCATGAAGACGTGGCCAAGCGCGTGCGTGAGCTGACCGATGGCGTGGGCGTGAATGCCGTCTTCGACAGCGTGGGCAAGGACACTTTCGAGGGCTCGCTCAACAGCCTGAAGGTGCGCGGTCTGATGGTCTGTCTGGGCACGGCTTCAGGCTCCATTGCGCCATTCAACCCACAGATTCTGGCAGGCAAGGGCTCGCTCTTCCTGACCCGTCCCGCATCGGCGCATTACATCGCCGACCCCACGGAGCGTGCAGAGCTGGCCAACGAGCTGTTCGCCCATGTGGCCGAAGGCCGTATCAAGGTGGACATCAGCAAGCGCTATGCGCTGGAAGACGCCGCGCAGGCTCATCGCGACCTGGAAGCCCGCAAGATTGTGGGATCGGCCATCTTCACGCTCTGA
- a CDS encoding Bug family tripartite tricarboxylate transporter substrate binding protein produces MTSAVNFAEPATPSRKQHRRSMVQSLRCCAAVLCTGLLAGTAAQAQTPAPAWPSKPIRIVIPAPPGGITDGVARLVADHLQTNLGQPVVVDNKPGGSAVIAERAVMNAPADWHTLMIAPSSVWTDFPLTVKTPFDVHKTFTYVSDVASMVHMLVANNSFPPNRIQEVLDYAQKSSSPVNIANLSPGTRSDMLGELLSEKSGGRITAVPYKGSAPAIVDLIGNQVQLTFEVVTNAAPLIKAGKIKALGVVSPSRSRLLPDVPSFAEQNMPDFVLPDASVGLFVLSSTPASLVQKVRQEMDKVTQSPKFQAQLRSQGFDAPQPSTMPQLQQKMLSTVEQNRKILSKLRVAGN; encoded by the coding sequence ATGACAAGCGCCGTGAATTTCGCAGAACCCGCCACGCCATCACGCAAGCAACATAGGCGCAGCATGGTTCAAAGCCTGCGCTGTTGCGCCGCCGTGCTTTGTACCGGCCTGCTAGCGGGTACGGCTGCGCAGGCCCAGACCCCGGCCCCCGCCTGGCCCAGCAAGCCCATACGTATCGTCATTCCTGCACCTCCGGGCGGCATCACTGACGGCGTGGCGCGTCTGGTGGCCGATCATCTGCAGACCAATCTGGGCCAGCCCGTGGTGGTGGACAACAAGCCCGGCGGCTCGGCCGTGATTGCCGAGCGCGCCGTGATGAATGCACCTGCCGACTGGCACACGCTGATGATTGCGCCCTCCAGCGTCTGGACCGACTTTCCGCTCACCGTGAAGACGCCGTTCGATGTACACAAGACCTTCACCTATGTCTCGGATGTGGCGTCCATGGTGCACATGCTGGTGGCCAACAACAGCTTCCCGCCCAACAGGATTCAGGAAGTGCTGGACTACGCGCAAAAGAGCAGCAGCCCGGTCAATATCGCCAACCTGAGTCCCGGCACCCGCTCCGACATGCTGGGCGAGCTGCTGAGCGAGAAAAGCGGCGGCAGGATCACCGCCGTGCCTTACAAGGGATCGGCCCCGGCCATCGTCGACCTGATCGGCAATCAGGTGCAGCTGACCTTTGAGGTGGTGACCAATGCCGCCCCGCTGATCAAGGCCGGCAAGATCAAGGCCCTGGGCGTGGTTTCACCCAGCCGCTCGCGGCTGCTGCCCGATGTGCCCAGCTTTGCCGAACAGAACATGCCCGACTTCGTGCTGCCCGATGCCAGCGTGGGTCTGTTCGTGCTGAGCAGCACGCCTGCGTCCTTGGTCCAGAAGGTGCGCCAGGAAATGGACAAGGTGACCCAATCCCCCAAATTCCAGGCGCAGCTCAGGAGCCAGGGCTTTGATGCGCCCCAGCCGAGCACCATGCCGCAGCTGCAGCAAAAAATGCTGAGCACGGTGGAGCAGAACCGCAAAATTCTGAGCAAGCTCAGAGTCGCCGGCAACTGA
- a CDS encoding porin has protein sequence MTTRKMAFNALSALACTLAPLAASAQSSVQIYGVVDMAVSNYRGAGAGSRQMLTSSGNQASRLGFRGREDLGSGLAAGFDLEAGLNTDNGTGQASNTNNQPSGAGSGNGLSFNRKSLVYLQSKQWGEVRLGRDYVPAFWNMFNYDPFRLGVGMSLHVLHGTTVTGFRASNSIGYLSPGCSSSSCKGLFYQLMTAFGENDAGPNRQDGRVYGARLGYGGDNWDAAVAITTTKNRAADDYRQINAAASYLWEGHRLMVLAADHRTGNRLAGLDNANHVRYWQLGAIWKVGNDNIPMSFMRLSRNDNSGSSSNKYAVGYVHNLSKRTALYGTYAYVDNRGSINLPVATGALQGPIPVAGGNASGFDIGIRHTF, from the coding sequence ATGACTACAAGAAAAATGGCTTTCAATGCGCTGAGCGCTCTCGCATGCACGCTGGCGCCGCTGGCGGCTTCGGCGCAATCGTCGGTGCAGATCTACGGCGTGGTGGATATGGCCGTATCCAACTACCGAGGCGCGGGCGCGGGCTCGCGCCAGATGCTGACCTCCAGTGGCAACCAGGCCAGCCGTCTGGGCTTTCGGGGCCGCGAAGATCTCGGCAGCGGTCTGGCCGCCGGCTTTGATCTGGAAGCGGGCCTCAATACCGACAACGGTACCGGCCAGGCCTCCAACACCAACAACCAGCCCTCAGGGGCAGGCAGCGGCAACGGCCTGAGCTTCAACCGCAAGTCCCTGGTCTATCTGCAGAGCAAGCAATGGGGTGAGGTGCGCCTGGGCCGCGACTATGTGCCCGCCTTCTGGAACATGTTCAACTACGACCCCTTTCGCCTGGGCGTAGGCATGAGCCTGCATGTGCTGCACGGCACGACGGTGACGGGCTTTCGCGCGTCGAACAGCATTGGCTACCTCTCGCCCGGCTGCTCCAGCTCCAGCTGCAAGGGCCTGTTCTATCAATTGATGACGGCATTCGGCGAAAACGATGCCGGCCCCAACCGCCAGGACGGCCGCGTCTATGGTGCACGCCTGGGTTATGGAGGTGATAACTGGGATGCAGCCGTCGCCATCACGACCACCAAGAACCGCGCCGCCGACGATTACAGGCAGATCAATGCCGCCGCCTCCTACCTCTGGGAGGGCCACCGCCTCATGGTTCTGGCTGCCGATCACCGCACCGGCAACCGCCTGGCAGGCCTGGACAACGCCAACCATGTGCGCTACTGGCAGCTGGGCGCCATCTGGAAGGTCGGCAACGACAACATCCCCATGAGCTTCATGCGCCTGAGCCGCAACGACAACAGCGGCAGCAGCTCCAACAAGTACGCCGTGGGCTATGTGCACAACCTCTCCAAACGCACTGCCCTCTACGGCACCTATGCCTATGTGGACAACCGCGGCAGCATCAACCTGCCGGTGGCCACGGGCGCTCTGCAGGGCCCGATCCCGGTCGCTGGCGGCAATGCCTCGGGCTTTGACATCGGCATTCGCCACACGTTCTGA
- a CDS encoding MBL fold metallo-hydrolase yields the protein MTLPSLTSQMEIQRHQFGRVAVFRGAKGGKYPDGNQIMIRGSDTLAVLDTPIVANHIGAEFDAAELVVMGHVHEDHMAGLHRLPDAQVFAHLSDLAALQSWEGLVATFGWADSTQADIMRSKLESEFFYAPRPDARGYEDGAVWGLGQSQIRAIHMPGHTAGHSVLLIEPEGVAFIGDIDLTGFGPYYGDACSCLADFRRSLARLPEIEARIWVTSHHKGIYTERETFVRDLKRFAAVIDERGARILEWLAQRPMTLAQMVEQRLLYPPGFDAPWVRGAEARSISQHLDELLAAGEILQQRNAQGEDLYLRA from the coding sequence ATGACACTCCCCAGCCTTACCAGCCAGATGGAAATACAGCGCCACCAGTTCGGCCGCGTGGCGGTGTTTCGCGGTGCCAAGGGCGGCAAATACCCGGATGGCAACCAGATCATGATCCGCGGCAGCGACACGCTGGCGGTACTGGACACGCCTATCGTGGCCAACCATATCGGAGCCGAGTTCGATGCCGCCGAGCTGGTGGTGATGGGCCATGTGCATGAGGACCATATGGCCGGCCTGCACCGCCTGCCAGACGCACAGGTCTTTGCTCACCTGAGCGATCTGGCGGCGCTGCAAAGCTGGGAGGGCCTGGTAGCCACCTTTGGCTGGGCCGATTCGACTCAGGCCGACATCATGCGCAGCAAGCTGGAGAGCGAATTCTTCTACGCGCCCAGACCCGATGCCAGGGGCTACGAAGATGGAGCCGTCTGGGGGCTGGGCCAGTCGCAGATTCGCGCCATTCATATGCCGGGCCATACGGCGGGCCACAGCGTGCTGCTGATCGAGCCCGAAGGTGTTGCCTTTATCGGCGATATCGACCTGACGGGCTTCGGGCCCTATTACGGCGACGCCTGCTCCTGTCTGGCGGACTTTCGCCGCAGCCTGGCGCGGCTGCCCGAGATCGAGGCCAGGATCTGGGTGACTTCGCACCACAAGGGCATTTACACCGAGCGCGAGACGTTTGTGCGAGACCTCAAGCGCTTTGCTGCGGTCATTGACGAGCGCGGTGCACGCATTCTCGAATGGCTGGCGCAGCGGCCCATGACGCTCGCCCAGATGGTCGAGCAGCGCCTGCTCTACCCGCCGGGCTTTGATGCGCCATGGGTACGGGGGGCCGAGGCGCGCAGCATTTCCCAGCATCTGGACGAACTGCTGGCGGCCGGAGAAATCCTGCAGCAGCGCAACGCGCAGGGCGAAGACCTTTATCTGAGGGCTTGA
- a CDS encoding TauD/TfdA dioxygenase family protein, with protein MKNEVGAAPALIRSSSLTRSLEVNPLTCSIGAELANVHLGAAAEDEGLMAEIRQALLRHRVIFFRDQDITRAEHVAFARKFGELEDHPVVGSHPEHPGLVQIYKTPDSPLDRNENSWHTDATWREQPPMGCVLRCVECPSVGGDTMWVNMVMAYENLPADIKVKIEHLRARHSIEASFGAVMPIEKRLALKAQYPDAEHPVVRIHPETGEKILFVNSSFTTHFTNYNTPANVRFGLDKSPGSSQLLNYLTSQAMIPEYQVRFKWRRNSVAFWDNRSTQHYAVMDYQPCHRKMERTAIIGGPTD; from the coding sequence ATGAAAAACGAGGTTGGCGCAGCACCCGCCCTTATCCGCTCCAGCTCTTTGACCCGCTCTCTGGAAGTCAATCCTCTGACCTGTTCCATCGGTGCGGAGCTGGCCAACGTTCATCTGGGTGCGGCCGCCGAGGACGAAGGCCTGATGGCCGAGATCCGCCAGGCGCTGCTCAGGCACCGCGTGATCTTTTTCCGCGACCAGGACATCACACGCGCCGAGCATGTGGCGTTTGCGCGCAAGTTTGGCGAACTGGAAGACCACCCGGTGGTGGGCAGCCACCCCGAGCACCCAGGCCTGGTGCAGATCTACAAGACCCCCGACAGCCCTCTGGACCGCAACGAGAACTCCTGGCACACCGACGCGACATGGCGCGAGCAGCCACCCATGGGCTGCGTGCTGCGCTGCGTTGAGTGCCCGTCCGTCGGCGGCGACACCATGTGGGTGAACATGGTGATGGCCTATGAGAACCTGCCAGCCGACATCAAGGTCAAGATCGAGCACCTGCGTGCCCGCCACAGCATCGAAGCGAGCTTTGGTGCCGTCATGCCTATCGAAAAGCGCCTGGCACTCAAGGCCCAATACCCCGACGCGGAGCACCCCGTGGTGCGCATCCACCCCGAAACCGGCGAGAAGATTCTGTTCGTCAACAGCAGCTTCACCACCCATTTCACCAACTACAACACACCCGCCAATGTGCGCTTCGGCCTGGACAAATCGCCCGGCTCCTCGCAACTGCTCAATTACCTCACCAGCCAGGCAATGATTCCCGAGTACCAGGTGCGCTTCAAGTGGCGCAGGAACAGCGTAGCCTTCTGGGACAACCGCTCCACCCAGCACTACGCAGTGATGGACTACCAGCCCTGCCACCGCAAGATGGAACGCACGGCCATCATCGGCGGCCCCACGGACTGA
- a CDS encoding AraC family transcriptional regulator, with translation MASLVRAACLTNYAEVAQASGLNGVRMLLDAGLSPAVLDEPDLMIPVDKVGRLLQASATQSGNESFGLCMARSRLLSNMGPVGLLIRDQATLRDSLNLLVRHLALLNGAMTLELDEQADTVLIRELLLAGRAHEPTRQRVELALGVMVRAIRQLIGRDWQPRMVCFEHAAPKDLSMHHLMFGQRVEFNQEFNCIVCAKADLDTRNEFADPAMVRYAQKLLESVAPVSDDAVLDDVRRTILLLLPSGRCSIEKVSEHLGVVPRTIQRRLTEKGQSFSSLMNDIRKELAVRYVFESSRSLTEVAELLGFTAPSSFSRWYQSQFGCSAKDSRARAQHEGQGGA, from the coding sequence ATGGCCTCTCTCGTTCGCGCAGCCTGCTTGACCAATTACGCCGAAGTCGCCCAGGCTTCGGGGTTGAATGGCGTGCGCATGCTGCTCGATGCTGGTCTCAGCCCTGCGGTGCTCGACGAGCCGGATCTGATGATCCCGGTGGACAAGGTGGGGCGTTTGCTGCAGGCCTCGGCCACGCAGTCGGGCAATGAAAGCTTTGGTCTGTGCATGGCGCGCTCGCGCCTGCTGTCCAATATGGGGCCGGTGGGCCTGCTGATCCGCGATCAGGCCACGCTGCGCGATTCGCTGAACCTGCTGGTGCGTCATCTGGCCCTGCTCAACGGCGCCATGACGCTGGAGCTGGACGAGCAGGCCGACACGGTGTTGATCCGTGAGCTGTTGCTGGCCGGCCGTGCCCATGAGCCTACGCGCCAGCGCGTGGAGCTGGCGCTGGGCGTGATGGTGCGCGCCATTCGGCAGCTGATAGGTCGCGACTGGCAGCCTCGCATGGTGTGTTTCGAGCATGCCGCGCCCAAGGACCTGAGCATGCACCACCTGATGTTCGGCCAGCGCGTGGAGTTCAACCAGGAGTTCAACTGCATTGTCTGCGCCAAGGCCGATCTCGATACGCGCAACGAGTTCGCCGACCCCGCCATGGTGCGTTATGCGCAAAAGCTGCTGGAGTCCGTGGCACCCGTGAGCGACGATGCGGTGCTGGACGATGTGCGCCGCACCATCTTGCTGCTCTTGCCCAGCGGCCGCTGCAGCATTGAGAAGGTCAGCGAGCACCTGGGTGTGGTGCCACGCACCATTCAGCGGCGGCTGACGGAAAAGGGTCAGAGCTTTTCCTCGCTGATGAACGATATCCGCAAGGAGCTGGCCGTGCGCTATGTGTTCGAGAGCAGCCGCTCGCTGACCGAAGTGGCCGAGTTGCTGGGCTTTACGGCCCCCAGCAGTTTTTCGCGCTGGTATCAGAGCCAGTTTGGCTGCAGTGCCAAGGACAGCCGCGCCAGGGCGCAACACGAAGGCCAGGGCGGCGCATAA
- a CDS encoding 3-keto-5-aminohexanoate cleavage protein encodes MNFLDGHLYPENQQPLIITAAPYAPGWIPSDFPEDIPVTMEEQIQKAVDCYEAGATVLHLHVREDDGKGSKRLSKFNELIAGVRERVPEMIIQVGGSISFAPEGPDGQAKWLSDDTRHMLAELTPVPDQVTVTVNTTQMNVTEHAGEDDFRGVSRGFPHLHKTYKDMIVPSNPSFIEEHIRRLSEKGIQSAFQVYNINSFETIERMIRRGVYKGPLVMNWVAISGGMDQANIYNLANMLRAVPDNAIVTVESSVLNVLPINMIGMALGLHVRCGIEDVLWNQTRTGKMSTVEQIRQLVRIAGEFGRPIATARQARDIKQIGVFYETADETLARNGFAPNRKGANQGFLRKPMDAVA; translated from the coding sequence ATGAACTTTCTTGACGGTCACCTGTATCCCGAAAATCAGCAGCCGCTGATCATCACGGCCGCCCCCTACGCTCCGGGCTGGATTCCCTCGGACTTCCCCGAGGACATTCCCGTCACCATGGAAGAGCAGATCCAGAAGGCTGTGGACTGCTATGAGGCCGGTGCCACCGTGCTGCACCTGCATGTGCGTGAAGACGATGGCAAGGGCAGCAAGCGCCTGTCCAAGTTCAACGAGCTGATCGCCGGCGTGCGCGAGCGGGTGCCCGAGATGATCATCCAGGTCGGCGGCTCCATCAGCTTTGCGCCCGAAGGCCCGGATGGCCAGGCCAAGTGGCTCTCCGACGACACCCGCCACATGCTGGCCGAGCTGACTCCCGTGCCCGATCAGGTGACGGTGACCGTCAACACCACGCAGATGAACGTGACCGAGCATGCCGGCGAAGACGACTTCCGCGGTGTCTCGCGCGGCTTCCCGCATCTGCACAAGACCTACAAGGACATGATTGTTCCTTCGAACCCCAGCTTCATCGAGGAACATATCCGCCGCCTGTCCGAAAAAGGCATCCAGAGCGCCTTCCAGGTCTACAACATCAACAGCTTCGAAACGATAGAGCGCATGATCCGCCGCGGCGTCTACAAAGGCCCGCTGGTCATGAACTGGGTCGCCATCAGCGGCGGCATGGACCAGGCCAATATCTACAACCTGGCCAATATGCTGCGCGCCGTGCCTGACAACGCCATCGTGACCGTGGAGAGCTCGGTGCTGAACGTGCTGCCCATCAATATGATCGGCATGGCCCTGGGCCTGCATGTGCGCTGCGGTATCGAAGACGTGCTGTGGAACCAGACCCGCACGGGCAAGATGAGCACCGTGGAGCAGATCAGGCAGCTGGTGCGCATTGCGGGCGAGTTCGGGCGCCCGATTGCCACGGCCCGGCAGGCGCGCGATATCAAGCAGATCGGCGTGTTCTACGAAACTGCCGACGAAACCCTGGCCAGGAACGGCTTTGCGCCCAACCGCAAGGGCGCCAATCAGGGCTTTCTGCGCAAGCCCATGGACGCTGTGGCCTGA
- a CDS encoding Rieske (2Fe-2S) protein, producing MPVLPTASSPDTALLAAGAVRDLPPGGRKLVFTPGGQSILLLNVEGEFYALENSCPHAGASMAGGNCDAHVLSCPAHGLKFDIRSGKCTASPQMTIPLHEVLVREGLLWLKPPDNCW from the coding sequence ATGCCCGTGTTGCCGACAGCATCTTCGCCTGATACTGCATTGCTGGCTGCCGGCGCCGTGCGGGATTTGCCGCCTGGCGGGCGAAAGCTGGTCTTCACGCCTGGTGGTCAGAGCATCTTGCTGCTGAATGTCGAAGGCGAGTTCTATGCCTTGGAGAACAGCTGCCCGCATGCGGGTGCCTCCATGGCAGGCGGAAATTGCGATGCTCATGTGCTCAGTTGCCCCGCGCATGGACTCAAGTTCGATATCCGCAGCGGCAAGTGCACGGCATCGCCGCAGATGACGATTCCTCTGCACGAAGTCCTGGTCAGGGAGGGACTGCTCTGGCTCAAACCGCCTGACAACTGCTGGTAA
- a CDS encoding Bug family tripartite tricarboxylate transporter substrate binding protein, with product MKATTPASRKSVDTAASRTATASALRRKSGLAVMAVAASLALPAQAEQTADWPTRPIRLIVTGPAGGTADTLARLLAEGMTQELKQPVIVESKPGASGAIGIQDLKSHGKSGYTFLVIQDGALSEAPQAQKVSFDPFKDLTPLAQLTRTGLVMVANKDLPFQTLPEFISYARQQRDGVDFASYATGLKGHTSGMLLGQLAKINMRHVGYKGSPPALVDLMGGHVPVMFDGVTTSLPLIHSGKIRALAVVYPSRLQTLPEVPTFSELGYPQLSKPGWFAVWSHPQTPAAIQQKLRDVALAHFRKEAVLKQLASLGMEPGQPLSTAEMTTDLQEASRKQAALLKSLGYKPEN from the coding sequence ATGAAGGCAACGACACCCGCCTCGCGCAAATCAGTGGACACCGCAGCTTCTCGCACCGCGACAGCCAGCGCACTGCGCCGGAAATCAGGCCTGGCCGTCATGGCCGTGGCCGCCAGCCTGGCCTTGCCCGCACAGGCCGAGCAGACCGCAGACTGGCCGACCAGGCCCATACGCCTGATCGTCACCGGGCCTGCCGGCGGCACGGCCGACACCCTGGCCCGTCTGCTGGCAGAGGGCATGACGCAGGAGCTCAAGCAGCCCGTGATCGTGGAGTCCAAGCCCGGAGCTTCGGGAGCCATCGGCATCCAGGACCTCAAGTCGCATGGAAAGAGCGGCTATACCTTCCTGGTGATTCAGGACGGAGCGCTGAGCGAGGCACCGCAGGCCCAGAAAGTCAGCTTCGACCCCTTCAAGGACCTGACGCCGCTGGCCCAGCTCACACGCACCGGCCTGGTCATGGTTGCCAACAAGGACCTGCCTTTTCAGACGCTGCCCGAGTTCATCAGCTACGCCAGGCAGCAACGCGACGGCGTGGACTTTGCCTCCTACGCCACGGGCCTGAAGGGCCACACCTCGGGCATGCTGCTGGGCCAGTTGGCCAAGATCAATATGCGCCATGTGGGCTACAAGGGCTCGCCCCCTGCTCTGGTGGACCTCATGGGCGGCCATGTCCCGGTGATGTTCGATGGAGTCACCACTTCGCTGCCCCTGATTCACAGCGGCAAGATCAGGGCGCTGGCAGTCGTCTACCCGAGCCGCCTGCAGACTTTGCCCGAGGTGCCGACCTTCTCGGAGCTGGGCTACCCCCAACTTTCCAAACCAGGCTGGTTTGCCGTGTGGTCCCATCCGCAAACCCCGGCAGCCATCCAGCAGAAGCTGCGGGATGTGGCGCTGGCGCATTTCCGCAAGGAGGCCGTTCTCAAACAGCTCGCTTCGCTGGGCATGGAGCCCGGCCAGCCGCTGAGCACAGCCGAGATGACGACCGACCTCCAAGAAGCCAGCCGCAAGCAGGCGGCCCTGCTCAAGTCCCTAGGCTACAAGCCCGAGAACTGA
- a CDS encoding DsbA family protein, with the protein MTQSSAATTLQVDFSLDLICPWCWIGLRNLLAAREMLLARYPDQQLAIHWHADTLQPQIPEHGVPYQAFYEARLGGPRAVEVRRAQVRSAAHAAGLQINHALIETFPSTRLVCALVNYAQTLLDGESMIRFVESIFAAYFVQGRDIGSVMVLQQLAYSAALDWNPSRFDALRYQSEASHTGGVPHMVFNRRLQVTGAVAPAELLRAMEHARVADSIFA; encoded by the coding sequence ATGACTCAAAGCTCTGCTGCAACGACACTGCAGGTCGACTTTTCGCTGGACCTGATCTGCCCCTGGTGCTGGATCGGTCTGCGCAATCTGCTGGCCGCCCGTGAGATGCTGCTGGCCAGATATCCCGACCAGCAGCTTGCAATCCATTGGCATGCCGACACTCTGCAGCCCCAGATCCCGGAGCATGGAGTGCCTTATCAGGCCTTCTACGAAGCCCGGCTCGGCGGCCCCAGGGCCGTGGAGGTTCGCCGTGCCCAGGTGCGCTCGGCGGCCCACGCGGCGGGCCTGCAGATCAATCATGCGCTGATTGAGACCTTCCCCAGCACGCGCCTGGTTTGCGCGTTGGTCAACTACGCCCAGACTCTGCTCGATGGTGAGTCCATGATCCGCTTTGTGGAGTCCATCTTTGCCGCCTACTTTGTGCAGGGCCGCGATATAGGCTCGGTCATGGTGTTGCAGCAGCTGGCGTACTCGGCAGCACTGGACTGGAATCCTTCCCGCTTTGATGCGCTGCGCTACCAAAGCGAGGCCAGCCATACCGGCGGCGTGCCGCATATGGTGTTCAACCGGCGTCTGCAGGTGACGGGCGCGGTGGCGCCTGCGGAGCTGCTGCGCGCCATGGAGCATGCCCGTGTTGCCGACAGCATCTTCGCCTGA
- a CDS encoding RBBP9/YdeN family alpha/beta hydrolase yields MTLNHTILIIPGLRDHVQEHWQTLLAKELAAQSIPCVTVPPLEQDKLSCQARLDAIDRALDGIAGPVIIVAHSAGCMMVAHWALRRARPILGALLAAPADVETQMPAGYPPKDVLAAHGWTPIPRQRLPFPTLLAASSNDPLTQLERARSFARDWGSELVELGPQGHLNPASGHGPWPQAKQLIEDLQARIEARQPEPTA; encoded by the coding sequence ATGACCTTGAACCACACGATTCTCATCATCCCCGGCCTGCGCGACCATGTGCAAGAGCACTGGCAGACGCTGCTGGCCAAGGAGCTGGCTGCGCAGTCCATCCCCTGCGTTACCGTGCCGCCGCTGGAGCAGGACAAGCTCAGCTGCCAGGCCCGCCTGGACGCGATCGACCGTGCACTGGACGGCATCGCCGGCCCCGTCATCATCGTGGCGCACAGCGCCGGCTGCATGATGGTCGCGCACTGGGCGCTGCGCCGAGCCCGTCCCATTCTCGGAGCCTTGCTTGCTGCCCCCGCCGATGTGGAAACCCAGATGCCTGCCGGCTACCCGCCCAAGGATGTGCTGGCAGCCCACGGCTGGACGCCCATCCCGCGCCAGCGCCTGCCGTTTCCCACACTGCTGGCAGCCAGCAGCAATGACCCGCTGACCCAGTTGGAGCGCGCGCGCAGCTTTGCGCGCGACTGGGGAAGCGAGCTGGTGGAGCTGGGCCCCCAGGGCCACCTGAACCCGGCCTCGGGCCATGGCCCCTGGCCGCAGGCAAAACAGCTGATCGAGGATTTGCAGGCGCGGATCGAAGCCCGTCAGCCCGAACCAACGGCCTGA